In a genomic window of Nodosilinea sp. E11:
- the glcD gene encoding glycolate oxidase subunit GlcD, which produces MTVAAPAAINWAPIFDAFSAALGEGRVVRRKEEILVYECDGLTSYRQRPAVVVLPKTTEQVAAAVKICNRFQVPFVARGAGTGLSGGALPIEDSVLIVTATMNQILSIDFDNQQVVVQPGVINNWVTQAVSGAGFYYAPDPSSQSVCSVGGNVAENSGGVHCLKYGVTTNHVLGLKVVLPNGDIVDIGGEVAETPGYDLCGLFVGSEGTLGIATEITLRILKAPQSIQVLLADFTSVEAAGAAVSAITSAGIIPAGMEMMDNFSLNAVEDVVATNCYPRDAAAILLIEIDGLPAEVTATGDRIADLCRQNGARTLTTATDPEERLRLWKGRKAAFAAMGKLSPDYYVQDGVIPRTQLPYVLKEIEALGDKHGYRVANVFHAGDGNLHPLILYNNAIPGELEQVEELGGNILKLCVRVGGSISGEHGIGADKRCYMPDMFSPSDLETMGWVRQALDPARLANPTKLLPTPRTCGEAAHSPAAQSFPDVERY; this is translated from the coding sequence ATGACTGTAGCAGCGCCAGCCGCCATCAACTGGGCACCGATTTTCGACGCTTTTTCAGCGGCCTTAGGCGAGGGCCGAGTGGTGCGGCGCAAAGAAGAAATTTTGGTCTACGAGTGCGACGGGCTGACCAGCTATCGCCAGCGCCCTGCCGTAGTGGTGCTACCTAAGACCACTGAGCAGGTGGCGGCGGCGGTAAAAATCTGCAACCGGTTCCAGGTTCCCTTTGTGGCGCGGGGCGCGGGCACAGGTCTCTCTGGGGGAGCGCTACCGATCGAAGATTCGGTGCTGATTGTCACCGCCACGATGAACCAGATACTCTCGATAGATTTTGATAACCAGCAAGTGGTAGTGCAGCCGGGAGTGATCAACAACTGGGTGACCCAGGCGGTGAGTGGGGCGGGTTTTTACTATGCCCCTGACCCCTCTAGCCAGTCGGTATGCTCGGTAGGGGGGAATGTGGCCGAAAACTCGGGCGGGGTGCACTGCCTCAAATATGGCGTTACGACCAACCACGTGCTGGGACTCAAGGTAGTGCTGCCCAATGGTGACATTGTAGACATCGGCGGTGAGGTGGCCGAAACCCCTGGCTATGACCTCTGCGGCCTGTTTGTCGGCTCCGAGGGCACCCTGGGCATCGCCACTGAAATTACCTTGCGCATTCTCAAAGCGCCTCAGTCGATTCAGGTGCTGCTGGCCGACTTCACCTCGGTGGAAGCGGCGGGGGCAGCGGTATCGGCTATCACCAGCGCGGGCATCATCCCGGCGGGGATGGAAATGATGGATAATTTCAGCCTCAACGCGGTGGAAGATGTGGTGGCGACCAACTGCTACCCCCGCGACGCGGCAGCAATTTTGTTGATTGAGATCGATGGACTGCCGGCAGAGGTGACGGCAACGGGCGATCGCATCGCCGATCTCTGCCGCCAAAACGGTGCCCGCACCCTCACAACCGCCACCGATCCTGAGGAGCGTCTGCGCCTGTGGAAGGGCCGCAAAGCCGCCTTTGCCGCCATGGGCAAACTCAGCCCCGACTACTACGTGCAGGACGGCGTGATTCCGCGCACTCAGCTGCCCTACGTGCTCAAAGAGATTGAAGCCCTAGGCGACAAGCACGGCTACCGGGTGGCCAACGTGTTTCACGCGGGGGATGGCAACCTGCACCCGCTCATTCTTTACAACAATGCCATCCCTGGCGAGCTAGAGCAGGTGGAAGAACTGGGCGGCAACATTCTCAAACTCTGCGTGCGGGTGGGCGGAAGCATTTCAGGCGAGCACGGCATTGGGGCAGACAAACGCTGCTATATGCCCGATATGTTTTCGCCCTCAGACCTAGAAACGATGGGCTGGGTGCGCCAAGCTTTGGACCCAGCTAGGCTAGCGAACCCCACCAAGCTCTTGCCTACCCCCCGCACCTGTGGCGAAGCGGCCCATAGCCCTGCGGCACAGTCGTTCCCCGATGTGGAACGATATTAG